One window of the Manihot esculenta cultivar AM560-2 chromosome 14, M.esculenta_v8, whole genome shotgun sequence genome contains the following:
- the LOC110607307 gene encoding uncharacterized protein LOC110607307, with translation MGTKLQYAFNLLEPSPSSTKFLSVHCVNELDYSQTRELNLSFQIPELDNRYSLVYRKMPEKYNLGFIRKTIQMHEDTFKHQVRELHRLYSVQKMLMDELKKEIKQNKKYWSSRETSSLYSLNFQGLRDDDPSPRERSSSCSGEIMGMTTKGFDLERPAAEEDISPAISTAIDDTRAAGTSCLIPMKRTNKMSMNGSDYESEVELTLSIGGSSTSSSISSSKKMIISANQEMGFAEHIHKPLKEHDSPVSIKYDRGEDCSTPTTPMSSSSATFNHERKQPHWLFQGLSINRTS, from the exons ATGGGAACTAAACTTCAATATGCCTTCAATCTTCTAGAACCTTCACCAAGTAGCACTAAATTCCTCAGTGTtcattgtgtgaatgaactggACTATTCACAAACAAGAGAGCTGAACCTTAGCTTCCAAATTCCTGAACTGGACAATCGTTACAGCTTGGTTTACCGCAAAATGCCTGAAAAATACAACTTAGGTTTCATCAGAAAGACAATACAGATGCATGAAGATACCTTCAAACATCAG GTAAGGGAACTTCACAGGCTGTACAGTGTACAGAAGATGTTAATGGATGAATTGAAGAAGGAAATTAAACAGAATAAAAAGTACTGGAGTTCAAGGGAAACTAGTTCTTTGTATAGTTTGAATTTCCAAGGTTTGAGAGATGATGATCCAAGCCCAAGGGAAAGAAGTAGTAGCTGCTCAGGTGAGATCATGGGAATGACTACAAAGGGATTTGATCTTGAGAGACCTGCTGCGGAAGAAGACATATCTCCTGCTATTAGTACTGCCATTGATGACACTAGAGCTGCAGGCACTAGCTGTTTGATCCCAATGAAAAGGACTAATAAAATGAGCATGAATGGCTCGGACTACGAAAGTGAAGTGGAGCTAACATTAAGCATTGGAGGCAGTAGCACCAGCAGTAGCATCAGCAGCAGCAAGAAGATGATCATATCAGCAAATCAAGAAATGGGATTCGCTGAACACATTCATAAGCCTTTGAAGGAGCATGATTCTCCGGTATCAATTAAGTATGACCGAGGAGAAGATTGCAGTACTCCGACAACCCCCATGAGCAGTTCTAGTGCAACATTTAATCATGAAAGAAAACAGCCACATTGGCTGTTCCAAGGTTTAAGCATAAACAGGACTAGTTAA